From Cytophagales bacterium, a single genomic window includes:
- a CDS encoding DUF3575 domain-containing protein, translating to MKQYNNITIKIRSRFIAATAIMLLFTPFLLTAQNDTIFSGNLVIHKDNTLKLSPFHFITSTFMIGLEHTIGKNRTIQLLPGVTFAEESNIYNAKDVFGLSVEVHYRIYLEKGAKRLMGLMNNKLSGLYGAPYLFYKQISMDKKISYFCPDNQCSPGGIITENEFVEAWSVGGGLIMGYQFIVNNVAVLDVFGGGGVKYSQNNIKASMNGYITSDNSLLGFNTGVVPNFGFLLGVYF from the coding sequence ATGAAACAATATAACAATATAACCATCAAAATTAGGAGCAGGTTTATTGCTGCTACTGCTATTATGCTGCTCTTTACCCCATTCTTGCTGACTGCTCAAAACGATACTATCTTTTCAGGAAATTTGGTTATTCACAAAGACAACACGCTAAAATTAAGCCCCTTTCACTTTATCACAAGTACCTTTATGATAGGCTTAGAACATACTATTGGAAAAAACCGGACTATTCAATTATTGCCAGGGGTAACGTTTGCCGAAGAATCAAATATATATAATGCCAAAGACGTATTCGGGCTGTCTGTTGAGGTACATTACAGAATATATCTTGAAAAAGGTGCAAAACGGCTCATGGGTCTAATGAATAATAAGCTTTCGGGTTTATATGGAGCGCCTTACCTGTTTTATAAGCAAATAAGCATGGATAAAAAAATAAGTTATTTTTGTCCTGATAATCAATGTTCTCCGGGGGGGATTATAACAGAAAATGAATTTGTAGAAGCCTGGTCAGTTGGAGGCGGGCTTATTATGGGTTATCAATTTATAGTAAACAATGTAGCGGTGCTGGATGTTTTTGGAGGTGGAGGGGTAAAATACAGTCAAAATAATATTAAAGCTTCTATGAACGGTTATATTACAAGCGATAACAGCTTACTTGGCTTTAATACCGGTGTAGTACCCAATTTTGGATTTCTTTTAGGAGTTTATTTTTAA